CCTGATAACATAACGTAACCACACAGTCAAACACTGTACAACCCTTTTTTGCTTTTGAACACAGGACTCGCTGGCCTGGATGCCAAATCGAGTGGTCGTTTGGGCTCCAGAGCCATGGTGTACTACATGTCCACCACCATCATCGCGGCCATCCTGGGAGTGATCCTGGTAATCGTGATCCACCCCGGCGACCCTAAGCTAAAGGAGAACCTGGGAGAGGGCATTAAGAACGACGACGTCTCCAGCTTGGACGCCGCCTTCGACCTGATCAGGAACCTGTTTCCGGAGAACCTGGTGCAGGCCTGCTTCCAGCAGGTAGGAGGACACAGCAGACGGCCGATCTGGGAGAGGAAACACTAGTCTAGTCTGAGCACCCTCGAGTGCTGCTCTCCAGAAGGTCATCTAAGTGTTGTCCGGCAGATTCTATCATATGACTTCATGCTTGCGAGCGTGTTCCTTCGGGCAGGATCCACATGCAAGCATGTGACTTCAGAGAGGAGGCTCACATATTGCTTACTGAAAGAGGAACCGTCACGCCTGGCAAATATATAATATGGATTCAATTAATTACTGCTTTATTCGCATGTTGTGTGCTCCATTGGTGTGGGTAACGGTTTATCCCCTTCAAATCACAAGGTGACACAAGACGAGCACAAAGTCGATTGGCCACTCCACACCAAAGATAATTAGCATAAGCCTCTATAGAATAACATTAAATACAAACAATGGTCACCACTCTGTGATTCTTTATTGGAATATATTGAATCCATCTATCTTTTCGTTTTTCACAACAGATCCAGACGGTCACAACGAAGGTGGAGGTGATTGTGGAGGAGGCCGTCAATGCCACCAGTGTCGATGGTTTGGTGGCAAACATCACCAAGGAGCCTCAGATCATAATCAAGAGGGCCCTGCAGTACAAAAGCGGCATGAATGTCCTGGGTACGGCACACGTCTAATTCAGACTTCAAATTTTTTGGAAAGCAAAATCAGGAACTCAATCATATACTGCACCTGTGTCAGTGACCCTACTGTCGTTTAAACGACAGTAGGCCGTTTTTTCACTTTGGTTAAAAAAAGCGAccgttttttttaaccaaagtgACTGCATGAGCAGGTAGGCCTGGGGGAATCTTGCTTTAGGCTAGAGGCAGACTGCAATTAAAGACCCTGACCGGTAGAGCACGTCCAAGTCGgttctttgtgtttgtatgaacCTGAACCTTGTTCCTTGCAGGTCTTATCGGTTTCTTCATCGCTTTCGGCATCTGCATGGGCAAGATGGGCGAGCGAGCCAAGCTCATGCTGGAGTTCTTCAACATCCTCAACGAGATCGTGATGAAAATCGTCATCATGATCATGTGGTCAGTAACACTCGGAAATTCTCTGTCTGCTGGAAAACCATAATTTAcagttcttgcagtttttgtcgTCACACCGTAATAATACGTGATATGGCACGTATCAAGTTGAGTAAGTAAagtataaattgtattttattggatTAGAAGTGAAGCACTGTTACCGAACTAGAATTGTTAAGATCTGGTAGGAATGAAAAAGACAATGAAACAAACAAGAAATACTTGAGAAAGTAGGATCAAAAAGATGTTCATTGGTACTGATCTCTGCTCCAGCAACCTCTCACGAGAGTCGATGTGTCTCCATCAGGTACTCTCCCTTCGGTATCGCCTGTCTGATCTGCGGTAAGATCATCTCCATCGACGACCTGGAGACGGTTGCCCGGCAGCTGGGGATGTACATGGTCACCGTCATCATCGGACTCCTCATCCACGGAGCCATCTTCCTGCCCGGAATCTACTTCGCCATCGTCAGGAAGAACCCCTTCACCTTCTTCATGGGCATCTTCCAAGCTTGGATCACAGCCCTGGGAACCGCTTCCAGGTCAGACAaataatgaatggatgaataaaaCAGGTGGATGGATCAACGTCACATGACTGGATGGATGAAAAGATCTATGGTCCGATTAATGAATTGGTGgattgatggatagatgagttgttggaaggatggatgaattgatggatggattaattaattgatggatgaatggatacaTGAATGGACACCTGAATGGAagcatggatggatgaatgtatAGTTAAATGGGTGGATGAAATCGGTAGAAGAATGTATATTCAATGAATGGAGGAATGGTCAAATAAATTGATTTATTCGTGGTTGGATTAAATAGTGGAtgggaggatggatggaggaaaatatggatggatgaattgaAGGACTGAAACCTTTTTGGTCTTCTTCATCATTGAGTAGAGGCAGATGGTTAACCACATACTTTTGCTTGAATCCCGCTgttcctccctcacccctcaccctttcaccctctcaccctctctccccccagcgcTGGCACCCTGCCCGTTACCTTCCGCTGTCTGGAGGAGAACCTGGGAATCGACAAGAGAGTGACCCGTTTCGTGCTGCCCGTGGGCGCCACCATCAACATGGACGGAACCGCGCTGTACGAGGCCGTGGCCGCCATCTTCATCGCCCAGATGAACGGCATCTACCTGGACCCCGGCCAGATCATCACCGTCAGGTCAGCGCACGCACGTCCAATGGGAAGGTCACAGGGCCGAGAGGGTTCATGTGAAACCAAACATCTCTTAAAAAATAGTATTTAGCATCgagtagcatcttatcctagttaTCTTTGTTGAATACGGGGAATggattaacctagcgattgtaagtgcttggcacttacaATCTTTACAATCTTTACCGATAGagatattttgttttttctctttcttctgcgtctgctaaatgacctgAATGTAGACGTAAATCTTAGTGACACTCAAGTCGGAAAAGTCATTAAAATGAACTCTCATTAATAGTCATAAAAATATGGGAGATTATATGGGAGATTTGTGTGCCACCAGTCTGACCGCCACCTTGGCAAGTGTTGGAGCTGCCAGTATCCCCAGTGCTGGACTGGTGACCATGCTCTTGATCCTGACCGCCGTCGGCCTGCCCACCCAAGACATCAGTTTGCTGGTTGCTGTGGACTGGCTGCTGTGAGTGACGACCATGAATTAAGATATGCTTTTCAGAATGTTCACCATGGATATGATGGAAACTACAAACTATACTTCTGCATCTTTCTTTCCTTGGCTTCTACTTCTTCTTATTA
This genomic stretch from Gadus chalcogrammus isolate NIFS_2021 chromosome 9, NIFS_Gcha_1.0, whole genome shotgun sequence harbors:
- the slc1a2b gene encoding excitatory amino acid transporter 2b isoform X2, with amino-acid sequence MPKQVEVRMHESQLEPVEARPQNKCAKICAALSKNLLLTLTVLGVVMGAVSGMLLRVASPIHPDIIMVIAFPGDILMRMLKMLILPLIISSLITGLAGLDAKSSGRLGSRAMVYYMSTTIIAAILGVILVIVIHPGDPKLKENLGEGIKNDDVSSLDAAFDLIRNLFPENLVQACFQQIQTVTTKVEVIVEEAVNATSVDGLVANITKEPQIIIKRALQYKSGMNVLGLIGFFIAFGICMGKMGERAKLMLEFFNILNEIVMKIVIMIMWYSPFGIACLICGKIISIDDLETVARQLGMYMVTVIIGLLIHGAIFLPGIYFAIVRKNPFTFFMGIFQAWITALGTASSAGTLPVTFRCLEENLGIDKRVTRFVLPVGATINMDGTALYEAVAAIFIAQMNGIYLDPGQIITVSLTATLASVGAASIPSAGLVTMLLILTAVGLPTQDISLLVAVDWLLDRFRTSVNVMGDSYGAAIVYHLSKAELDELDATTAKSDDIEMSKTQSSYYDDIKNHQENNSNQCVLSATATTSANNTVVVDECKVHLMLSDVETSM
- the slc1a2b gene encoding excitatory amino acid transporter 2b isoform X3, yielding MPKQVEVRMHESQLEPVEARPQNKCAKICAALSKNLLLTLTVLGVVMGAVSGMLLRVASPIHPDIIMVIAFPGDILMRMLKMLILPLIISSLITGLAGLDAKSSGRLGSRAMVYYMSTTIIAAILGVILVIVIHPGDPKLKENLGEGIKNDDVSSLDAAFDLIRNLFPENLVQACFQQIQTVTTKVEVIVEEAVNATSVDGLVANITKEPQIIIKRALQYKSGMNVLGLIGFFIAFGICMGKMGERAKLMLEFFNILNEIVMKIVIMIMWYSPFGIACLICGKIISIDDLETVARQLGMYMVTVIIGLLIHGAIFLPGIYFAIVRKNPFTFFMGIFQAWITALGTASSAGTLPVTFRCLEENLGIDKRVTRFVLPVGATINMDGTALYEAVAAIFIAQMNGIYLDPGQIITVSLTATLASVGAASIPSAGLVTMLLILTAVGLPTQDISLLVAVDWLLDRFRTSVNVMGDSYGAAIVYHLSKAELDELDATTAKSDDIEMSKTQSSYYDDIKNHQENNSNQCVLSATATTSANNTVVVDECKVTSATNGSAAECILVEEEKQE
- the slc1a2b gene encoding excitatory amino acid transporter 2b isoform X1; amino-acid sequence: MPKQVEVRMHESQLEPVEARPQNKCAKICAALSKNLLLTLTVLGVVMGAVSGMLLRVASPIHPDIIMVIAFPGDILMRMLKMLILPLIISSLITGLAGLDAKSSGRLGSRAMVYYMSTTIIAAILGVILVIVIHPGDPKLKENLGEGIKNDDVSSLDAAFDLIRNLFPENLVQACFQQIQTVTTKVEVIVEEAVNATSVDGLVANITKEPQIIIKRALQYKSGMNVLGLIGFFIAFGICMGKMGERAKLMLEFFNILNEIVMKIVIMIMWYSPFGIACLICGKIISIDDLETVARQLGMYMVTVIIGLLIHGAIFLPGIYFAIVRKNPFTFFMGIFQAWITALGTASSAGTLPVTFRCLEENLGIDKRVTRFVLPVGATINMDGTALYEAVAAIFIAQMNGIYLDPGQIITVSLTATLASVGAASIPSAGLVTMLLILTAVGLPTQDISLLVAVDWLLDRFRTSVNVMGDSYGAAIVYHLSKAELDELDATTAKSDDIEMSKTQSSYYDDIKNHQENNSNQ